The Salinibaculum sp. SYNS191 genome has a window encoding:
- a CDS encoding GNAT family N-acetyltransferase codes for MTEIREGRPDDLPRLRAIQSAALAEPWPELLETAARGPPALYVLGSGQPVGYAIVVAETDGVAYVPELAVDPDEQGQGYGSELLVWLRERLAAEGYAELRLTVQAADERARRFYDRHGFATYERLDGHFESGDGLLLRQSLDENGV; via the coding sequence ATGACGGAGATACGCGAGGGGCGACCGGACGACCTGCCACGGCTGCGGGCCATCCAGTCGGCGGCGCTCGCGGAGCCCTGGCCGGAACTGCTCGAGACGGCCGCACGGGGTCCACCGGCGCTGTACGTCCTCGGCAGCGGGCAGCCAGTCGGCTACGCCATCGTCGTCGCGGAGACCGACGGCGTCGCCTACGTCCCGGAACTGGCCGTCGACCCCGACGAGCAGGGCCAGGGCTACGGCTCCGAACTGCTCGTGTGGCTCCGCGAGCGCCTCGCTGCGGAGGGGTACGCGGAACTGCGGCTGACGGTGCAGGCCGCAGACGAGCGCGCGCGGCGGTTCTACGACCGCCACGGGTTCGCGACGTACGAGCGTCTCGACGGGCACTTCGAGAGCGGTGACGGGCTCTTGCTTCGCCAGTCACTCGACGAGAACGGAGTGTGA